One Dioscorea cayenensis subsp. rotundata cultivar TDr96_F1 chromosome 17, TDr96_F1_v2_PseudoChromosome.rev07_lg8_w22 25.fasta, whole genome shotgun sequence DNA window includes the following coding sequences:
- the LOC120280665 gene encoding protein LIKE COV 1-like, whose translation MGDDKAANSGMGSRERDLELLIPVGEHGPAGDSDSKASGSGSGSSSHHHHHHSSREAFYKVIQSWASKKFMTGCVILFPIAITFYITWWFIHFVDGFFSPIYAQLGINIFGLGFITSITFIFMIGVFMSSWLGASVLGLGEWFIKRMPFIRHIYNASKQISAAISPDQNTQAFKEVAIIRHPRIGEYAFAFITSTVVLQNYSGEEELYCVYVPTNHLYIGDIFLINSKEVIRPNLSVREGIEIVVSGGMSMPQILSTLDSHTIDMDRTRTSRS comes from the exons aTGGGCGACGATAAGGCGGCGAACAGCGGGATGGGAAGCAGAGAGCGGGACTTGGAGCTCTTGATCCCCGTCGGCGAGCATGGCCCCGCTGGTGACTCCGATTCCAAGGCCTCCGGCTCCGGCTCCGGCTCATCCtctcaccatcaccatcatcactcCAGCCGTGAG GCTTTTTACAAAGTCATTCAAAGTTGGGCTTCGAAAAAGTTCATGACTGGATG TGTTATCTTGTTCCCGATTGCGATTACTTTCTATATTACCTGGTGGTTCATTCATTTTGTGGATGGGTTCTTTTCTCCAATCTATGCTCAGCTTGGGATCAATATATTTg GACTTGGTTTCATAACTTCCATCACATTCATTTTCATGATTGGAGTTTTCATGTCATCATGGTTGGGTGCATCTGTACTTGGCCTTGGCGAGTGGTTTATCAAGCGAATGCCATTCATCCGCCACATCTATAATGCATCCAAACAAATCAGTGCTGCTATATCACCTG ATCAAAATACTCAAGCTTTCAAGGAAGTGGCTATTATAAGGCATCCTCGAATTGGTGAATATGCATTTGCGTTTATCACTTCAACTGTGGTTCTTCAG AATTATTCCGGTGAAGAGGAGCTCTATTGTGTCTATGTTCCAACAAACCATCTCTACATTGGTGATATATTTCTCATCAACTCCAAGGAAGTGATAAGGCCAAACTTATCTGTCCGGGAAGGAATAG AAATTGTAGTCTCCGGTGGCATGTCAATGCCTCAAATTCTTTCCACTCTAGATTCGCATACAATTGACATGGACAGAACCAGAACTAGCAGAAGCTAA